A window of Maioricimonas rarisocia genomic DNA:
GACGCGACCACATCGAACGGTTGGCCAGCTTGTGAACGAGATGCTTCATGAAGGGTAATGCTCGGGCCGGAAACGGGCGTCGATCGAACGGACGCCCTCTGATCTATTTTACCGCCTTCGTCGACGGGAAGTTTCGGGATTTGGCCGTTTGCCGGCAACAGGAATTCCTGCGGAAAGTCCGTAATGATTATCGACACCGACCGTCGGAGAGGGCGAGCGAGTGTGTCCCGTTGGCATCATTGGCCGCAACCGGCTCGGAATAAGTTCCCAAAAGGTCCAGCCCGGCCGGTGCAGCCGGCCAGCGGCGACGGCAGCCGGTGCTCGGCGGCAGGGGCGTGCGGGTGCCAGATTGGCAGCGACCACCGGTGCTCCGGGAACTCCGTGACAAAATGCGGGTGTGCGACGTAAGGTATTCGTTGATTGATGGTTGCGTTGAACGTGTTGCGGTCGCTGGCAGTCGTGGACGGGCGTCCATGGAACGCAATTTGCGGTTCGAAGAGACGTGGTCGTTGTGTCGACCCGTCTGAACGTCGCGTCTTTCGCTGGGGGCAGCAGCAATGCCCGTGTTCCGTTGGGGCAGTCCGATCGAGGCGTTTCGCGACCTCGAACGTGAGGTCGATCGTCTCCTTCAGAGTATGAACGCAACCTTTGAAGGGTTGCGGATCGGTCGACCGTATCCCGCCATCAATGTCTACGAACTGGACAACGAGTTCCTGCTGACCGCCGAACTTCCCGGGACGCGCGTCGAGGATCTCGAGCTAAGTGTGGGAGGGCGTGTGCTGACCATGCGCGGCGTGCGTCAGGACGCTGACGAGATTGATCCCGACCGCTACCGTCGCGGCGAACGTCCGCGCGGCGAGTGGGAGCGTTCTCTTCCGCTGCCCGACCGGGTCGAAGAAGAGAACATGTACGCCGAACTGGTGCATGGCGTCCTGAAGCTGCATCTGCCGAAGGCTCCCTCGGAGCGTCCGCGACACATTCCTGTAACGGATGCCTCGACCAGCCCGGTCTCCACGACCGTCTCGACCGGAACTGCCGCGTCCCCGCCCGAGAAGCCTGAAACGTCCGAGAAGTCCGATGAGCAGTGAAGATACGACCCGTTCGACGGACCAGAGCGGAGCCGAGGGGGCCACTCCGGCGCCACGGCGCTGGGTCTGCACTCCTCCGATCGACATTTTCGAGTCCGAGGAGGGGCTGGTTCTGCGCGCGGATCTTCCGGGTGTCTCTGCCGACCACCTCGACTTGCAGGTCCAGGACAATAAGCTGACACTGTTCGGACGGGTGGCCAACTCCGTGCCGGAGAACGCGCGGCTGGTCCACCAGGAGTATCACGTCGGGGACTTCCTGCGGTCGTTCATCCTCAGCGACGAAGTCGACCACGAGCGGATTTCTGCCCGCCTGAACAATGGTGTTCTGGAAGTCGTGCTTCCCAAAGCGGAAAAGCCGGAACCCCGACGGATCGAAGTGCGGACCGAATAGTCTCGGTCGATCCACGCAGTCCACGCCACCGCTCCCGCAGCGCGGCTGGCTTCACCGGCGAACGGGGTGTGAGTCCACCGCGTTTCGCCCGAACCGGAATCGGTTGATATGAGTGCCGCAGACCAGCCGGGAACCTCCTATCCGCTCGGCCAATACCTGGAGAATCTTCGCCACGAACTGGACCGCTGGCTCGAATCGGCCCGCTCCGGCAAGGGGCAGGTGTTTGGTGAGGGAAGTGGGGCGGCGGCCGTCGACATCGTTGAACGGCCCGAAGACGTCCTCATCCGCGTGGACGTCCCCGGCGTGCCACACGATGCGATCGAGGTGAGCATCACCGGCAACATGCTCAGTGTCAAAGGATCGTATCCCGAGACGGTGCTCGGTGAAGGAGAACGGGCCCATCTCTCGGAACGTCCGCGGGGGCCGTTCAACCGGTCGATTCCGCTGCCGGCTTCGGTCGAGGGTGAAAACGTCCAGGCCGAACTG
This region includes:
- a CDS encoding Hsp20/alpha crystallin family protein, whose protein sequence is MPVFRWGSPIEAFRDLEREVDRLLQSMNATFEGLRIGRPYPAINVYELDNEFLLTAELPGTRVEDLELSVGGRVLTMRGVRQDADEIDPDRYRRGERPRGEWERSLPLPDRVEEENMYAELVHGVLKLHLPKAPSERPRHIPVTDASTSPVSTTVSTGTAASPPEKPETSEKSDEQ
- a CDS encoding Hsp20/alpha crystallin family protein, yielding MSAADQPGTSYPLGQYLENLRHELDRWLESARSGKGQVFGEGSGAAAVDIVERPEDVLIRVDVPGVPHDAIEVSITGNMLSVKGSYPETVLGEGERAHLSERPRGPFNRSIPLPASVEGENVQAELHGGILTITVAKNAPKSRTVPISVPSKQDSDAVASGPAAAGAATADPTSGEG
- a CDS encoding Hsp20/alpha crystallin family protein, coding for MSSEDTTRSTDQSGAEGATPAPRRWVCTPPIDIFESEEGLVLRADLPGVSADHLDLQVQDNKLTLFGRVANSVPENARLVHQEYHVGDFLRSFILSDEVDHERISARLNNGVLEVVLPKAEKPEPRRIEVRTE